In one Streptomyces sp. T12 genomic region, the following are encoded:
- a CDS encoding LysR family transcriptional regulator produces the protein MSLRQYEYALAVAEEGSVTAAAELLRVAQPSVSQQIRGLERELGVKLFARTPTGLVPTVVGRAFLREAEVAVSAARRARATARAGADELVGELVVAVQMGFGTRQLPGALGALRSRFPQLEVTVFEEPSHAELERLCRRGVLNLALMAACERSPADAHHLGDEEFVVVLGAGHRLLAADRVELRELEGEPWVRFDRDSALDGVLLNLLRDNDLTPNTAARASQTATAVRWAAHGLGVTLVPASAVPHGHEHLARPVFPVVSQPVIAVVRHGAGPAETALLELLRKETWSESAFFSPVS, from the coding sequence ATGAGCCTTCGTCAGTACGAGTACGCCCTGGCCGTTGCCGAGGAGGGGTCGGTGACGGCGGCGGCGGAGCTGCTGCGCGTCGCTCAACCGTCGGTGTCCCAGCAGATCCGAGGCCTGGAGCGGGAACTCGGAGTGAAACTGTTCGCCCGCACGCCGACCGGACTGGTGCCCACCGTGGTCGGCCGCGCGTTCCTGCGGGAGGCGGAGGTCGCGGTGAGCGCGGCGCGGCGGGCGAGGGCGACGGCGCGGGCCGGTGCCGATGAGCTGGTGGGCGAGCTGGTGGTCGCGGTGCAGATGGGCTTTGGCACGCGGCAGCTGCCGGGCGCGTTGGGCGCGCTGCGTAGCCGCTTCCCGCAGCTGGAGGTCACCGTCTTCGAGGAGCCGAGCCACGCCGAGCTGGAGCGGCTGTGCCGCCGGGGCGTGCTGAACCTCGCCCTGATGGCGGCGTGTGAGCGCAGCCCCGCCGACGCCCACCACCTCGGCGACGAGGAGTTCGTGGTGGTGCTGGGTGCCGGGCACCGGCTGCTCGCCGCGGACCGGGTCGAGCTGCGCGAGCTGGAGGGGGAGCCGTGGGTGAGGTTCGACCGCGACAGCGCGCTCGACGGCGTACTGCTGAACCTGCTGCGGGACAACGATCTGACCCCGAACACGGCCGCCCGCGCGTCCCAGACGGCGACGGCGGTGCGCTGGGCCGCCCACGGGCTGGGGGTGACGCTCGTCCCGGCCTCCGCGGTTCCCCACGGCCACGAGCACCTCGCGCGCCCGGTGTTCCCGGTCGTGTCCCAGCCCGTCATCGCCGTGGTCCGGCACGGCGCGGGGCCGGCGGAGACGGCCC
- a CDS encoding S8 family peptidase, translating into MTAHHKRSGKAKIVTAIAAVATIVGTGLYVSPIAQAGQPAEGTVYGLNAEGAVAGSYIVLLDQKASKAEKRDLVAEYGGKISRTYGSAVNGFSAGSLTETEAKRLAADPAVSKVVQNKKFHINATQDNPPSWGLDRIDQKDTAGDGKYTYPDKAGEGVTAYVIDTGVRISHKDFEGRAASGFDAVDNDDTADDGNGHGTHVAGTIAGAAHGVAKKAKIVAVRVLDDNGSGTTEQVVAGIDWVTQNHQGPSVANMSLGGGADPALDEAVKKAIASGVTFAVAAGNESADAGQNSPARVPEAITVASSTKDDAQSDFSNFGSIVDLYAPGSDITSDWNDSDQGTKTISGTSMAAPHVTGAAAVYLAGHPDAAPAEVATALTGGATGDKITNPSSGTPNKLLKVTE; encoded by the coding sequence TTGACGGCGCATCACAAACGCTCAGGCAAGGCCAAGATCGTCACCGCGATCGCGGCCGTCGCAACCATCGTCGGCACCGGCCTTTACGTGTCCCCCATAGCTCAGGCGGGACAGCCCGCGGAGGGCACCGTCTACGGTCTGAATGCCGAAGGAGCCGTGGCCGGAAGCTACATCGTCCTTCTGGACCAGAAGGCGTCCAAGGCCGAGAAGCGGGATCTGGTCGCCGAGTACGGTGGCAAGATCAGCCGGACCTACGGCTCGGCGGTCAACGGCTTCTCCGCCGGCAGCCTGACCGAGACGGAGGCCAAGCGCCTCGCGGCCGACCCCGCCGTGTCCAAGGTGGTCCAGAACAAGAAGTTCCACATCAATGCCACCCAGGACAACCCGCCGTCCTGGGGCCTGGACCGCATCGACCAGAAGGACACGGCCGGCGACGGCAAGTACACCTACCCGGACAAGGCCGGGGAAGGAGTGACCGCGTACGTCATCGACACCGGCGTACGCATCAGCCACAAGGACTTCGAGGGCCGCGCCGCCTCCGGCTTCGACGCCGTCGACAATGACGACACGGCCGACGACGGCAACGGCCACGGCACCCATGTGGCAGGAACCATCGCCGGCGCCGCCCATGGGGTGGCCAAGAAGGCCAAGATCGTCGCGGTTCGCGTGCTCGACGACAACGGCTCGGGCACCACCGAGCAGGTCGTCGCAGGCATCGACTGGGTGACCCAGAACCACCAGGGCCCCTCGGTGGCCAACATGAGCCTCGGCGGCGGCGCGGATCCCGCTCTCGACGAGGCGGTCAAGAAGGCCATCGCCTCCGGGGTGACCTTCGCCGTCGCCGCCGGCAACGAGTCGGCGGACGCGGGGCAGAATTCACCGGCCCGGGTCCCCGAGGCCATCACGGTCGCGTCCAGCACCAAGGACGACGCCCAGTCGGACTTCTCCAACTTCGGCTCGATCGTGGACTTGTACGCGCCGGGCTCGGACATCACCTCCGACTGGAACGACAGCGACCAGGGGACCAAGACGATCTCCGGCACCTCCATGGCCGCCCCCCACGTCACGGGAGCCGCCGCCGTCTACCTGGCCGGTCACCCGGACGCCGCTCCCGCTGAGGTCGCCACCGCGCTCACCGGCGGGGCAACCGGCGACAAGATCACCAACCCGAGCAGCGGAACGCCCAACAAGCTGCTGAAGGTGACCGAGTAG
- a CDS encoding LLM class F420-dependent oxidoreductase, producing the protein MSLRICVFTEPHRGADYEDQLRFARLVEAGGFEGFFRADHFQAMGADPGLPGPTDAWLTLGALARETSRIRLGTLVTSATFRLPGPLAVMVAQVDRMSGGRVELGLGAGWYEREHTSYGIPFPPAPERFDRLEEQLAVITGLWRTPVGESFSYRGDHYQLVDAPALPKPVQVPAPPIIVGGRGPKRTPELAARYADEFNMPFKSVAETARAYQRVAEACDRTGRADAGQPPLVLSAGVVVAIGRTDAEAQRRAAPLHVKSALPPEDPVVGSPARLVERLGEFSAIGASRIHLRLIDFNDLDHLELIAGEVLPQL; encoded by the coding sequence ATGAGCCTGCGGATCTGCGTCTTCACCGAGCCGCACCGCGGCGCCGACTACGAGGATCAGCTGCGCTTCGCCCGACTCGTCGAAGCCGGCGGGTTCGAGGGCTTCTTCCGGGCCGATCACTTCCAGGCGATGGGCGCCGATCCCGGGCTGCCGGGCCCTACCGACGCGTGGCTCACGCTGGGCGCGCTCGCCCGGGAGACGTCCCGGATCCGGCTGGGCACCCTGGTCACCTCGGCCACCTTCAGGCTGCCGGGCCCGCTTGCCGTGATGGTGGCGCAGGTCGACCGGATGAGCGGGGGGCGGGTCGAGTTGGGCCTCGGCGCGGGCTGGTACGAACGGGAACACACCTCGTACGGCATCCCGTTCCCGCCCGCCCCGGAGCGCTTCGATCGGCTGGAGGAACAGCTGGCGGTGATCACCGGCCTGTGGCGGACACCGGTCGGCGAGAGCTTCAGCTATCGCGGCGACCACTACCAGCTGGTCGACGCGCCTGCCCTGCCGAAGCCCGTGCAGGTGCCGGCGCCGCCGATCATCGTCGGGGGCCGCGGCCCCAAGCGCACCCCGGAGCTGGCCGCTCGGTATGCCGACGAATTCAACATGCCCTTCAAGTCGGTGGCGGAGACGGCCCGGGCGTACCAGCGGGTTGCCGAGGCGTGCGACCGGACCGGACGGGCCGACGCCGGTCAGCCACCGCTGGTGCTCTCGGCCGGGGTCGTGGTCGCCATCGGCCGTACCGACGCAGAGGCGCAACGGCGGGCCGCCCCGCTGCATGTCAAGAGCGCGCTGCCGCCGGAGGATCCGGTGGTCGGATCCCCCGCCCGGCTCGTGGAGCGGCTCGGCGAGTTCTCCGCGATCGGTGCAAGCCGTATCCATCTGCGACTGATCGACTTCAATGACCTCGACCACCTGGAACTCATCGCCGGTGAGGTGCTCCCGCAGCTGTAG
- a CDS encoding ABC transporter ATP-binding protein has product MIRLTGVSRSFTSRSGSTVALQDIGLHIAEGEFVAVVGRSGCGKSTLLRLIAGLLPVTEGEIAIDGERVTGARRDVAMLFQRPALLPWRSVLDNVLLPVEIFGWKKVEYRDRAKRLLETAGLSGFEKHRPHELSGGMQQRVALCRSLMGEPRVMLMDEPFSALDALTRADLAVELQRIHIENSSTVVFVTHSIDEAVVLADRVVVLSPSPGRIRKIVDVAIPRPRTLGRTAHLGEVARCSADLHELLMERDTSTPAETEGR; this is encoded by the coding sequence ATGATCAGACTCACCGGTGTGTCCCGCAGCTTCACCAGCCGCTCCGGTTCGACGGTGGCGCTCCAGGACATCGGCCTTCACATCGCCGAGGGCGAGTTCGTGGCGGTGGTGGGCCGGTCCGGGTGCGGCAAGTCCACACTGCTCCGGCTGATCGCCGGGCTACTGCCGGTCACCGAGGGCGAGATCGCCATCGACGGCGAGCGAGTCACCGGAGCCCGGCGGGATGTCGCCATGCTGTTCCAGCGGCCGGCACTGCTGCCCTGGCGGTCCGTCCTCGACAATGTCCTGCTGCCCGTGGAGATCTTCGGCTGGAAGAAGGTCGAGTACCGCGACCGGGCGAAGCGGTTGCTGGAGACGGCCGGACTGAGCGGCTTCGAGAAGCACCGGCCGCACGAGCTCTCCGGCGGTATGCAGCAACGCGTCGCACTGTGCCGGTCGCTGATGGGCGAGCCCCGGGTGATGCTCATGGACGAACCGTTCTCCGCACTCGACGCGCTGACCCGCGCGGACCTCGCGGTGGAGCTGCAGCGCATCCACATCGAAAACTCGTCAACGGTCGTCTTCGTCACCCACTCGATAGACGAGGCCGTGGTGCTCGCCGACCGGGTGGTGGTGCTCAGCCCGAGCCCGGGCCGGATCCGCAAGATCGTCGACGTTGCCATTCCCCGGCCGAGGACCCTGGGCCGAACCGCGCACCTGGGCGAAGTGGCCCGGTGCAGCGCCGATCTGCACGAGCTGCTGATGGAACGGGACACATCCACGCCGGCCGAAACGGAGGGGCGATGA